Proteins encoded within one genomic window of Halomonas sp. YLGW01:
- a CDS encoding ABC transporter ATP-binding protein produces MAEITLRQLAHSYLPSPSAPEDYAIREMDHVWHQGGAYALLGPSGCGKSTLLNIISGLLEPSSGEVLFDGERVNSLPPEQRNIAQVFQFPVVYDTMTVFDNLAFPLRNAGMSEAQIREKVLEVAEVLELTPQLKRKAKNLTADEKQKVSMGRGLVREDVSAILFDEPLTVIDPQLKWKLRRKLKEIHRRFNITMVYVTHDQLEASTFADKIAVMYEGQVVQFGTPRELYERPAHTFVGYFIGSPGMNLLDVSVRQGQVHSGEVVIPVAPQVRDLIARSSSDNVRLGIRPDFVEVFETPEEDSLPVEVVNAQDLGTYSILTLALGEITLKARINEDQVTPQGKAHVRFPPARLGVYIDEYRVETDHE; encoded by the coding sequence ATGGCGGAAATTACCCTGCGGCAGCTTGCCCATTCCTATCTGCCGTCGCCGTCCGCGCCAGAAGACTATGCGATTCGCGAGATGGATCACGTCTGGCATCAGGGCGGCGCCTACGCCTTGCTGGGGCCATCGGGCTGCGGCAAGTCGACCCTGCTCAACATCATCTCCGGGCTGCTGGAACCCTCCAGTGGCGAGGTGCTGTTCGATGGCGAGCGGGTCAATTCGCTACCTCCCGAGCAGCGCAACATCGCTCAGGTTTTTCAGTTCCCCGTGGTGTACGACACCATGACGGTCTTCGACAACCTGGCCTTCCCGCTGCGCAACGCCGGCATGAGTGAAGCGCAGATCCGCGAGAAGGTACTCGAGGTAGCCGAGGTGCTGGAGCTGACCCCCCAGCTCAAGCGCAAGGCCAAGAACCTGACCGCCGATGAGAAGCAGAAGGTCTCCATGGGCCGTGGCCTGGTGCGGGAAGATGTCTCGGCGATTCTGTTCGATGAGCCGCTGACCGTGATCGACCCGCAGCTCAAGTGGAAGCTGCGCCGCAAGCTCAAGGAGATCCACCGGCGTTTCAACATCACCATGGTCTATGTGACGCACGATCAGCTGGAGGCCTCGACCTTCGCCGACAAGATCGCGGTCATGTATGAGGGGCAGGTGGTGCAGTTCGGCACGCCCCGCGAACTCTATGAACGCCCGGCCCATACCTTCGTGGGCTATTTCATCGGCAGCCCCGGCATGAACCTGCTCGACGTCTCGGTACGCCAAGGTCAGGTACACAGCGGCGAGGTGGTGATCCCGGTCGCGCCCCAGGTGCGGGATCTCATCGCCCGCAGCTCCTCGGATAACGTCCGCCTCGGCATCCGTCCCGATTTCGTGGAGGTCTTCGAGACGCCCGAGGAGGATTCGCTTCCGGTCGAGGTCGTGAATGCCCAGGACCTGGGCACCTACTCGATTCTGACCCTCGCGCTTGGGGAGATCACCCTCAAGGCGCGCATCAACGAGGATCAGGTCACGCCCCAGGGCAAGGCCCATGTCCGCTTCCCCCCGGCGCGTCTGGGCGTCTATATCGACGAATACCGCGTGGAGACCGATCATGAATAA
- a CDS encoding ABC transporter ATP-binding protein, producing MSLILENIDHVVNGATHIDGVNMELAPGSFNVLLGRTLAGKTTLMRLMAGLEVPTRGRVMMDGRDVTGVSVRRRNVSMVYQQFINYPALSVYENIASPLRLAKVAGADIDRRVRETAEMLRIDHLLERFPLELSGGQQQRTAMGRALVKEADVILFDEPLVNLDYKLREELRDELRTLFSERHCIAVYATTEPGEALALGGNTAVLHEGRLLQYGPTEEVYHRPKDILAAEMFSEPPINVVDGSIAGNEVQLEGGIRFPLNDDLRPLGAGDYRFGIRASHIALSPQTADDLALEMRVDLAELSGSETFLHVHNAQFQMTVLLEGVHEYDPDDPVTLYVPTHKVYAFDRLGGVVHIPAHLGGL from the coding sequence ATGTCCCTGATCCTCGAGAACATCGACCACGTGGTCAACGGCGCCACCCATATCGATGGCGTGAATATGGAGCTGGCCCCGGGGTCGTTCAATGTGCTGCTGGGCCGCACCCTGGCCGGCAAGACGACGCTGATGCGCTTGATGGCCGGGCTGGAGGTGCCAACCCGTGGGCGCGTCATGATGGATGGTCGCGACGTGACCGGCGTCTCGGTTCGGCGCCGCAACGTCTCGATGGTGTACCAGCAGTTCATCAACTATCCGGCGCTGAGCGTATACGAAAACATCGCCTCGCCACTCAGGCTGGCCAAGGTCGCCGGCGCCGACATCGATCGTCGCGTGCGTGAGACCGCCGAGATGCTGCGCATCGATCATCTACTGGAGCGCTTCCCGCTGGAGCTGTCCGGCGGCCAGCAACAGCGCACCGCCATGGGGCGGGCACTGGTCAAGGAAGCCGATGTCATCCTCTTCGATGAGCCGCTGGTGAACCTGGATTACAAGCTGCGCGAGGAGCTGCGTGACGAGCTGCGTACCCTGTTCAGCGAGCGCCATTGCATCGCGGTCTATGCCACCACCGAGCCCGGCGAGGCCTTGGCCCTTGGCGGCAACACCGCCGTATTGCATGAGGGACGACTGCTGCAGTACGGGCCCACCGAGGAGGTGTATCACCGCCCGAAGGATATTCTCGCCGCCGAGATGTTCTCGGAGCCGCCGATCAATGTCGTCGACGGCAGCATCGCCGGCAACGAGGTGCAGCTCGAGGGCGGCATCCGCTTCCCCCTCAATGATGACCTCCGCCCGCTGGGCGCGGGGGATTACCGATTCGGTATTCGTGCCTCGCACATCGCCTTGAGCCCACAGACCGCGGACGATCTGGCGCTGGAGATGCGCGTCGATCTGGCCGAGCTCAGCGGCTCGGAAACCTTCCTGCACGTACATAACGCGCAGTTTCAGATGACGGTGCTGCTGGAAGGCGTGCACGAGTACGATCCCGACGACCCTGTCACCCTCTACGTGCCCACGCACAAGGTCTATGCCTTCGATCGGCTGGGCGGCGTGGTACACATTCCGGCGCACCTGGGAGGCCTATAA
- a CDS encoding dihydrolipoyl dehydrogenase, which translates to MQERQVDVAIIGAGTAGLGAYRAAKQHTDAVVMIEGGPYGTTCARVGCMPSKLLIAAAEAAHQAADTDAFGIRVKGDIEVDGAAVMDRVKRERDRFVGFVLESVERIPDADRLRGYARFEDAHTLLVDDHTRVRAKRIVIASGSRPSYPGDFEAAGDRLIINDDVFEWDTLPESVAVFGPGVIGLELGQALHRLGVRLRVFGVGGALGPLQDTAVRQMADSTFNQEFYVDPDARVERIERDGDSVVVTFLERDSGERLTEHFDYLLAATGRRPNVDRLSIENAGLTLNERGVPTYNSFTLQCRNADGGPSHIFIAGDADQDLPLLHEASDEGRIAGDNAGRYPEMRAGQRRTPLAVVFSDPQMATVGLSYAELERRYGGCDCLASGEVWFEGQGRSRVMRVNKGLMRVYAEQGSGLFLGAEIFGPRAEHLAHLLAWAQQQRMTVGQMLEMPFYHPVIEEGLRTALRDLNANLKLGSRIVERCMECGPGD; encoded by the coding sequence ATGCAAGAACGTCAGGTCGATGTCGCCATCATCGGTGCCGGAACCGCCGGTCTCGGCGCCTACCGCGCCGCCAAGCAGCACACCGACGCCGTGGTCATGATCGAAGGCGGCCCCTACGGCACCACCTGTGCCCGGGTGGGTTGCATGCCCTCGAAGCTCCTGATTGCGGCGGCCGAGGCCGCGCATCAGGCCGCCGACACCGATGCCTTCGGCATCCGCGTCAAGGGCGACATCGAGGTCGATGGCGCCGCCGTGATGGATCGCGTCAAGCGTGAACGGGACCGCTTCGTGGGCTTCGTCCTGGAGTCGGTCGAGCGGATTCCCGACGCGGACCGGCTGCGCGGCTATGCCCGCTTCGAAGATGCCCATACGCTGCTGGTCGATGACCACACCCGCGTCCGCGCCAAGCGGATCGTCATCGCCAGCGGGTCCCGGCCCAGCTACCCCGGCGACTTCGAGGCCGCCGGCGATCGCCTGATCATCAACGACGACGTCTTCGAATGGGACACCCTGCCGGAATCGGTGGCGGTGTTCGGCCCCGGCGTCATCGGTCTCGAGCTCGGCCAGGCCCTGCATCGTCTCGGCGTGCGCCTGCGGGTATTCGGCGTCGGTGGCGCCCTTGGCCCGCTTCAGGACACGGCGGTGCGCCAGATGGCGGATAGCACCTTCAATCAGGAGTTCTACGTCGACCCCGATGCCCGGGTCGAGCGCATCGAACGCGACGGGGACAGCGTGGTCGTGACCTTCCTCGAGCGGGACAGCGGTGAGCGGCTGACCGAGCACTTCGACTACCTGCTGGCCGCCACCGGACGGCGCCCCAACGTCGATCGGCTCTCGATCGAGAATGCCGGCCTGACCCTCAACGAGCGCGGCGTGCCGACCTACAACAGTTTCACCCTGCAGTGTCGTAATGCCGACGGAGGCCCCAGCCATATCTTCATCGCCGGTGACGCCGACCAGGACCTCCCCCTGCTGCACGAAGCCAGCGACGAGGGCCGCATCGCAGGCGACAATGCCGGACGCTACCCGGAAATGCGCGCCGGCCAGCGCCGCACACCGTTGGCGGTGGTGTTTAGCGATCCGCAGATGGCAACGGTAGGCCTCAGCTATGCTGAACTGGAGAGGCGTTATGGCGGATGTGACTGCCTAGCCAGCGGCGAGGTGTGGTTCGAGGGCCAGGGACGCTCGAGGGTGATGCGGGTCAACAAGGGGCTGATGCGGGTCTATGCCGAACAGGGCAGCGGGCTCTTCCTGGGCGCCGAGATCTTCGGCCCTCGCGCCGAGCACCTGGCCCACCTGCTGGCCTGGGCACAGCAGCAGCGCATGACGGTTGGCCAGATGCTGGAGATGCCGTTCTATCACCCGGTCATCGAGGAAGGCTTGCGAACCGCCCTTCGCGACCTGAACGCCAATCTCAAGCTCGGCTCTCGGATCGTCGAGCGCTGCATGGAATGCGGACCGGGCGACTGA
- a CDS encoding CBS domain-containing protein produces the protein MAHTAPNIVRDIMSRDCYRVTGNTSVTNLVKGLALHRLPGVPVVDDRDHLIGFISEQDVLGKLLESAYLNDEPPLVRELMRHEVLSVTPAKSITDLAQEMLGTKPKVYPVVEQERLVGIVTRRDILSAILQMRGGRH, from the coding sequence ATGGCTCACACTGCTCCCAACATCGTGCGCGACATCATGTCCCGCGATTGCTACCGGGTGACCGGCAATACCTCGGTCACCAACCTGGTCAAGGGCCTGGCGTTACACCGCCTGCCCGGCGTGCCGGTGGTCGACGACCGGGATCACCTGATCGGTTTCATCTCGGAACAGGACGTCCTCGGCAAGCTGCTCGAGAGCGCCTACCTCAACGATGAGCCGCCGCTGGTCAGGGAACTGATGCGTCACGAGGTGCTGTCGGTGACGCCGGCCAAGAGCATCACCGACCTCGCCCAGGAGATGCTCGGCACCAAGCCCAAGGTCTACCCGGTGGTGGAGCAGGAACGTCTGGTGGGCATCGTCACCCGCCGCGACATCCTGAGCGCCATCCTGCAGATGCGCGGCGGGCGCCACTGA
- a CDS encoding AraC family transcriptional regulator: MPSAIHLVPLDTTTKHHDHDHHQIVIGVDGHAEFEIEGLGGSIAPLSGCIVPASHVHYYEGVGDNRHLILNLPPTSFPLAGAQQELSRLFDAPLFFSLDEALTRYLDFLVQELARLQEGAPQPLMHQDMLASTFLSCLNVRMQPSRQHSSGLKRIDLDALDRYIQRHLSQRLNVAHLARQACLSEAHFNDCFRRQTGITPYQYLLTRRLRAARHLLLSTRLPLSEIADQTGFSSQSALSHAFRRSFGHPPSALRRPTPPTILTSDG, encoded by the coding sequence ATGCCCAGCGCGATACATCTGGTCCCGCTCGATACCACCACCAAGCACCATGATCACGATCATCATCAGATCGTGATCGGGGTTGATGGTCATGCCGAGTTCGAGATCGAGGGCCTGGGAGGCTCCATTGCCCCGCTCTCGGGCTGTATCGTGCCAGCGAGCCATGTGCATTATTACGAAGGGGTAGGCGACAATCGCCACCTCATCCTGAACCTGCCGCCCACTTCCTTCCCCCTGGCAGGCGCGCAGCAGGAACTGTCCCGGCTGTTCGATGCCCCCCTCTTCTTCTCGCTAGACGAGGCCCTGACTCGCTACCTCGATTTCCTGGTCCAGGAACTTGCACGCCTGCAAGAGGGGGCGCCGCAACCCCTGATGCACCAGGACATGCTGGCGAGCACGTTTCTGTCCTGCCTGAACGTGCGCATGCAACCCTCACGACAGCACTCGAGCGGCCTTAAACGCATCGACCTCGATGCCCTGGATCGCTACATCCAGCGACACCTGTCGCAACGGCTCAACGTGGCTCACCTGGCGCGCCAGGCCTGCCTGAGCGAAGCCCATTTCAATGACTGCTTCCGTCGGCAAACAGGCATCACCCCCTACCAGTATCTGCTCACCAGACGCCTACGTGCCGCCCGACATCTGCTGCTTTCAACGCGTCTGCCATTATCAGAAATTGCTGATCAAACAGGCTTTTCTTCCCAAAGCGCCCTATCGCATGCCTTCCGCCGCAGCTTCGGCCACCCTCCCAGCGCCTTGCGCCGGCCAACACCCCCTACCATCCTGACTAGCGACGGCTAG
- the putA gene encoding bifunctional proline dehydrogenase/L-glutamate gamma-semialdehyde dehydrogenase PutA, whose translation MLNANNMLDSTTWKQDLDTLFARISDHYVVDEETFVGELVDFLSADEADFKRTANQAAELVREVREMDTAVDSIDELLQQYSLDTNEGLMLMCLAEAMLRIPDKETADALIEDKLGPADWKAHVGKSESWFVNASTWGLLMTGRVINLDKPKEGRPAHFINKLVNRMGEPVIRRAMYEAMKIMGKQFVLGRDIEEALKRSKPLFDKGYTYSYDMLGEAARTRADAKRYFDSYANAIKSVGKTSKSLSSKTPSPSISIKLSALHPRYEFGRREQVLEELVGTVRELAAMARERDVAMTIDAEEVDRLELSLEVFRAVYESDTCKGWGHFGLVVQAYSKRALPVLHYLNRLADEQGDEIPMRLVKGAYWDTEVKECQQIGVDGYPVYTRKASTDVAYLVCASFLLSENTRGRIFPQFATHNAHTISTILELANESSRPFEFQRLHGMGEALYDAALKRAPQGTYCRIYAPVGAHKDLLPYLVRRLLENGANSSFVHQLVDPRVPVESLCVHPVETLKQYKTYANNRIPLPKDIYGPNRVNSKGVNLNINSQYQPLMDEMAKFMDKAYHAKPLLAFDVADDSSARHEVLCPFDRKVKVGSVQWTSKDQASKAVDAAWAAFPRWESTPVAERAAIIRRLGDLMEENLAELMTLCSREGGKLLTDGVDEIREAVDFCRYYATRAEELFGGATTLPGPTGESNELMLSGKGVFAAISPWNFPIAIFCGQVVAAAVAGNPVLAKPAEQTSLAANRVIELLHEAGMPRDVVQLLPGDGPTVGSVLSGDPRITGVVFTGGTDTAQIINRALAAREGAALPTLIAETGGMNAMIVDSTALPEQVVADVVQSAFQSAGQRCSALRVLYLQEDVADRVIEILKGAMDELHVGDPRNLGTDVGPVIDEDARKGLMAHIEKLKGEGRLVAETRLDPAHTAEGTFVAPVAFEIDGIDALEREQFGPILHIVRYKASEIDKVVQSINDRRYGLTFGVHSRNESFAEEIAQKIRVGNVYVNRNIIGAVVGVQPFGGQGLSGTGPKAGGPNYLLRFATEKTLTINTAALGGNASLLAMGDE comes from the coding sequence ATGCTTAATGCTAACAACATGCTGGATAGCACCACTTGGAAGCAGGACCTGGATACGCTGTTTGCCCGCATCAGCGACCATTATGTCGTCGATGAAGAAACCTTCGTGGGTGAACTCGTCGACTTCCTGTCCGCCGACGAAGCCGACTTCAAGCGGACCGCCAATCAGGCGGCCGAGCTGGTGCGCGAAGTCCGGGAAATGGACACGGCCGTCGACTCCATCGATGAACTCCTCCAGCAATACAGCCTCGATACCAACGAGGGCCTGATGCTGATGTGCCTCGCCGAGGCCATGCTGCGCATCCCCGACAAGGAAACGGCCGACGCCCTGATCGAAGACAAGCTGGGGCCTGCTGACTGGAAGGCCCACGTCGGCAAGAGCGAGTCCTGGTTCGTCAATGCATCGACCTGGGGCCTGCTGATGACCGGCCGTGTCATCAATCTGGACAAGCCCAAGGAAGGTCGGCCCGCCCACTTCATCAACAAGCTCGTCAACCGCATGGGTGAGCCGGTGATTCGCCGCGCCATGTACGAAGCGATGAAGATCATGGGCAAGCAGTTCGTGCTCGGCCGCGACATCGAGGAGGCGCTCAAGCGCTCCAAGCCGCTGTTCGACAAGGGCTACACCTACTCCTACGACATGCTCGGCGAAGCGGCCCGCACCCGCGCCGACGCCAAGCGCTATTTCGATTCCTATGCCAACGCCATCAAGAGCGTCGGCAAGACCAGCAAGTCGCTGTCGTCCAAGACCCCCTCCCCGTCGATCTCCATCAAGCTCTCGGCGCTGCATCCCCGCTATGAGTTCGGTCGCCGCGAGCAGGTTCTCGAAGAGCTGGTCGGCACCGTGCGCGAGCTGGCCGCCATGGCTCGCGAGCGCGATGTCGCCATGACCATCGACGCCGAGGAGGTCGATCGCCTGGAGCTGTCGCTGGAAGTCTTCCGCGCGGTCTATGAGAGCGACACCTGCAAGGGCTGGGGCCACTTCGGGCTGGTCGTGCAGGCCTATTCCAAGCGGGCGCTGCCGGTGCTGCATTACCTCAACCGCCTGGCGGATGAGCAGGGCGACGAGATCCCGATGCGCCTGGTCAAGGGCGCCTACTGGGACACCGAGGTCAAGGAATGCCAACAGATCGGCGTCGATGGCTATCCGGTCTACACCCGCAAGGCCAGCACCGATGTGGCCTACCTGGTCTGCGCCAGCTTCCTGCTGTCGGAGAACACTCGCGGGCGCATCTTCCCGCAGTTCGCGACCCATAACGCGCACACCATCAGCACCATCCTGGAGCTGGCCAACGAGTCCAGTCGCCCCTTCGAGTTCCAGCGTCTGCACGGCATGGGCGAAGCCCTCTACGACGCCGCCCTCAAGCGTGCCCCGCAAGGCACCTACTGCCGCATCTACGCGCCGGTAGGCGCCCACAAGGACCTGCTGCCGTACCTGGTGCGTCGCCTGCTGGAAAACGGCGCCAACTCCTCCTTCGTGCACCAGCTGGTGGACCCGCGCGTGCCGGTGGAATCGCTTTGCGTGCACCCGGTGGAGACGCTCAAGCAGTACAAGACCTATGCCAATAACCGGATTCCTTTGCCCAAGGACATCTACGGCCCCAACCGCGTGAACTCGAAGGGAGTGAACTTGAACATCAATAGCCAGTACCAGCCCCTCATGGACGAGATGGCCAAATTCATGGATAAGGCGTACCACGCCAAGCCGCTCCTGGCCTTCGATGTCGCCGATGACAGCAGCGCGCGCCATGAGGTCCTGTGCCCGTTCGACCGCAAGGTCAAGGTCGGCAGCGTGCAGTGGACCAGCAAGGATCAGGCCTCCAAGGCCGTGGATGCCGCCTGGGCCGCCTTCCCGCGCTGGGAAAGCACCCCGGTCGCCGAGCGTGCCGCCATCATCCGTCGCCTGGGCGACCTGATGGAAGAGAACCTCGCCGAGCTGATGACCCTGTGCTCTCGCGAAGGCGGCAAGCTGCTGACCGACGGCGTCGACGAGATCCGCGAGGCGGTGGACTTCTGCCGCTACTACGCGACCCGTGCCGAAGAGCTGTTCGGTGGCGCCACTACCCTGCCGGGGCCGACCGGTGAGTCCAACGAGCTGATGCTGTCCGGCAAGGGCGTGTTCGCCGCCATCAGCCCCTGGAACTTCCCGATCGCCATCTTCTGCGGTCAGGTCGTCGCGGCGGCCGTTGCGGGCAACCCGGTACTGGCCAAGCCCGCCGAGCAGACCTCGCTGGCGGCCAACCGCGTCATCGAGCTGCTTCATGAGGCCGGCATGCCGCGTGACGTGGTTCAGCTGCTGCCCGGCGACGGCCCCACCGTGGGCAGCGTGCTCAGCGGCGACCCGCGCATCACCGGCGTGGTCTTCACCGGCGGCACCGACACCGCTCAGATCATCAACCGTGCCCTGGCGGCTCGCGAAGGCGCCGCCCTGCCGACGCTGATCGCCGAGACCGGCGGCATGAACGCCATGATCGTCGACTCCACCGCCCTGCCCGAGCAGGTCGTCGCCGACGTCGTGCAATCCGCCTTCCAGAGTGCCGGCCAGCGCTGCTCCGCTCTGCGCGTGCTCTACCTCCAGGAAGACGTCGCCGACCGGGTCATCGAGATCCTCAAGGGCGCCATGGATGAGCTGCACGTGGGCGATCCGCGCAACCTGGGCACCGACGTGGGCCCGGTGATCGACGAGGATGCCCGCAAGGGCCTGATGGCGCACATCGAGAAGCTCAAGGGCGAGGGCCGTCTGGTCGCCGAGACCCGTCTCGACCCGGCGCACACCGCCGAAGGCACCTTCGTCGCCCCGGTGGCCTTCGAGATCGATGGCATCGACGCCCTGGAGAGGGAACAGTTCGGCCCGATCCTGCACATCGTTCGCTACAAGGCCAGCGAGATCGACAAGGTCGTTCAGTCCATCAACGACCGTCGCTATGGCCTGACCTTCGGCGTGCACAGCCGCAATGAATCCTTCGCCGAGGAGATCGCGCAGAAAATTCGGGTAGGCAATGTATACGTAAATCGTAATATCATTGGCGCCGTCGTCGGCGTCCAGCCCTTCGGTGGTCAGGGTCTGTCGGGTACCGGCCCCAAGGCGGGTGGTCCGAACTATCTGTTGCGCTTCGCCACAGAGAAGACGCTGACCATCAATACGGCCGCGCTCGGCGGCAACGCGTCGCTGCTCGCGATGGGAGACGAATAA
- the putP gene encoding sodium/proline symporter PutP has product MVENNLTIGFTFALYLVVMLGIGVIAYKRTTNLSDYILGGRSLGPWTSAISAGASDMSGWLLLGLPGAAYVSGLSAGWIGIGLLIGTWLNWLIVARRLRVYSFKSGDALTLPEFFANRFRDNTQLLRVVSAIFILMFFMFYTSSGLVAGGKLFETVFGFDYTFAVTVGTLAIISYTFFGGFLAVSWTDLIQGLMMAAALLIVPVIALSELGGFSGSSAQILAENGDMLKWFTDASNGETLTAIGIVSSMAWGLGYFGQPHILARFAAIRSPNDIPAARRIAVSWSALCLLCAMGVGLLGTVYMARDLGDGETIFMVMVNAIFHPVIAGVLLAAILAAVMSTADSQLLVSSSALTDDFYKAMLRKNASQSELVWVGRFAVIGIAAIAYLLALNPDSTVLGLVSYAWAGFGAAFGPALIMALFWRRMNTWGALAGIVVGGVTVVAWAQASGGIFDLYEIVPGVIFAYIAIVVVSLATGEPTYEITEEFDSMKEE; this is encoded by the coding sequence ATGGTTGAAAACAACCTGACCATCGGCTTTACCTTCGCGCTCTACCTGGTGGTGATGCTCGGCATCGGTGTTATCGCCTACAAGCGCACAACCAACCTTTCCGACTATATCCTCGGCGGTCGCTCCCTGGGTCCCTGGACCTCGGCCATCTCGGCCGGTGCCTCCGACATGTCCGGCTGGCTGCTGCTCGGCCTGCCCGGGGCGGCCTACGTCAGCGGCCTGTCGGCCGGCTGGATCGGTATCGGCCTGCTCATCGGCACCTGGTTGAACTGGCTGATCGTGGCCCGTCGCCTGCGCGTCTACAGCTTCAAGTCTGGCGACGCCCTGACCCTGCCGGAGTTCTTCGCCAACCGCTTCCGCGACAACACCCAGCTGCTGCGGGTGGTCTCGGCGATCTTCATCCTGATGTTCTTCATGTTCTACACGAGCTCAGGCCTGGTCGCCGGCGGCAAGCTGTTCGAGACCGTCTTCGGCTTCGACTACACCTTCGCGGTGACGGTCGGCACCCTGGCGATCATCTCCTACACCTTCTTCGGTGGCTTCCTGGCGGTCTCCTGGACCGACCTGATCCAGGGCCTGATGATGGCCGCGGCCCTGCTGATCGTGCCGGTGATCGCCCTGTCCGAGCTTGGCGGCTTCAGCGGCAGCAGCGCCCAGATCCTCGCCGAGAACGGCGACATGCTGAAGTGGTTCACCGATGCTTCCAACGGCGAGACCCTGACCGCTATCGGCATCGTCAGCTCCATGGCCTGGGGCCTCGGTTACTTCGGCCAGCCGCACATCCTCGCGCGCTTCGCCGCCATCCGCAGCCCGAACGACATCCCGGCCGCCCGCCGCATCGCCGTGTCCTGGTCCGCCCTCTGCCTGCTGTGCGCCATGGGCGTCGGCCTGCTGGGCACCGTCTACATGGCTCGCGATCTGGGTGACGGCGAGACCATCTTCATGGTCATGGTCAACGCCATCTTCCACCCGGTCATCGCCGGCGTGCTGCTGGCGGCGATTCTGGCAGCCGTGATGTCCACCGCCGACTCCCAGCTGCTGGTGTCGTCCTCCGCCCTGACCGATGACTTCTACAAGGCCATGCTGCGCAAGAACGCCTCGCAGAGCGAACTGGTCTGGGTGGGTCGCTTCGCGGTCATCGGCATCGCCGCCATCGCCTACCTGCTGGCCCTGAATCCGGACTCCACCGTACTCGGCCTGGTGTCCTACGCCTGGGCAGGCTTCGGTGCGGCCTTCGGTCCGGCGCTGATCATGGCCCTGTTCTGGCGTCGCATGAACACCTGGGGCGCCCTGGCCGGCATCGTGGTCGGTGGCGTCACCGTGGTGGCCTGGGCCCAGGCGTCCGGCGGCATCTTCGACCTCTACGAGATCGTGCCGGGCGTGATCTTCGCCTACATCGCCATCGTCGTGGTCTCTCTGGCCACCGGCGAGCCGACGTACGAGATCACCGAAGAGTTCGACTCCATGAAGGAAGAGTAA
- a CDS encoding cyd operon YbgE family protein: protein MHRIQDVWLPFGGLLLSSLLAVALLWRPETLSDLAWGWRLPLVVLGSWALGAGFMHGLGLVVTRPWGRRLLAAPLCWWGLAGFALFVAGRWILG from the coding sequence GTGCACCGGATCCAAGATGTCTGGCTGCCCTTTGGTGGCCTGCTGCTGTCGTCGCTTCTGGCGGTCGCATTGCTGTGGAGGCCGGAGACGCTCAGCGACTTGGCCTGGGGCTGGCGTCTGCCTCTGGTCGTGCTGGGTAGCTGGGCGCTGGGGGCAGGCTTCATGCACGGGCTGGGACTGGTGGTGACTCGCCCCTGGGGACGTCGGCTGTTGGCCGCGCCACTTTGCTGGTGGGGGCTCGCCGGTTTTGCACTGTTCGTGGCGGGGCGCTGGATACTGGGGTGA
- a CDS encoding OmpW family outer membrane protein: protein MRKATLFSAALIATTGLAATQTALAYQAGDVFVRGGIAQVEPTSDNGNVAGSELDVSDENGFTYGLGYLFSDKVGVELNGSEAFEHDLSLNGSGIGSVDRMPVNLYANYYPLGGTGGKVQPYVGVGVNYTDYSNAPSGLSIDDSWGATGQIGVDLALTDYLLLNGSVSYADVEADVSSGSTSLGTGDVDPVTIGGGITLRF, encoded by the coding sequence ATGCGCAAGGCAACTCTCTTCTCCGCTGCCCTTATCGCCACCACCGGCCTGGCGGCCACGCAGACGGCCCTGGCCTATCAGGCCGGCGACGTCTTCGTCCGTGGCGGCATCGCCCAGGTGGAGCCCACCTCCGACAACGGCAATGTCGCCGGCAGCGAGCTGGATGTCTCCGACGAGAACGGCTTCACCTACGGGCTGGGCTACCTGTTCAGCGACAAGGTCGGCGTCGAGCTCAATGGCAGCGAAGCCTTCGAGCACGACCTGAGCCTCAATGGCTCGGGGATCGGCAGCGTCGATCGCATGCCGGTCAACCTCTATGCCAACTACTACCCGCTGGGCGGCACCGGCGGCAAGGTGCAGCCCTATGTCGGCGTCGGGGTCAACTACACCGACTACTCCAACGCCCCCAGCGGCCTCAGCATCGATGACTCCTGGGGGGCCACCGGTCAGATTGGTGTCGATCTCGCCCTCACCGACTACCTGCTGCTCAACGGCTCGGTGAGCTATGCCGATGTCGAGGCCGACGTGAGCTCAGGAAGCACAAGCCTGGGCACCGGTGACGTCGACCCCGTGACCATCGGGGGTGGCATCACCCTGCGCTTCTGA